One region of Oryza sativa Japonica Group chromosome 10, ASM3414082v1 genomic DNA includes:
- the LOC4347974 gene encoding transmembrane 9 superfamily member 2, translating into MAAMAAPKLLLGLVMLVGCAAADSHRYRPGDAVPLYANKVGPFHNPSETYRYFDLPFCAPEKVKDKIEALGEVLNGDRLVDAPYKLDFRVDFDAKSVCSRRLSKDDVVKFRHAVSKDYYFQMYYDDLPFWGFIGTKPEKADAGDKYYLYRHIIFDILYNKDRVIEINVHTDQNAVVDLTEDKELDVEFLYTAKWKETQIPFEKRMEKYSSSSVMPHHLEVHWFSIVNSCVTVLLLTGFLATILMRVLKNDFVKYSHDEEEPDDQEETGWKYIHGDVFRFPTNKSLFSAALGTGTQLFALTTFIFLLALVGVFYPYNRGALFTALVVIYALTSGIAGYSATSFYCQFEGKNWVRNLLLTGCLFCGPLFLTFCFLNTVAIAYNSTAALPFGTICVIVLIWTLVTFPLLVLGGIAGKNSKNEFQAPCRTTKFLREVPPLAWYRRTIPQMAMAGFLPFSAIYIELYYIFASIWGHRIYTIYSILFIVFIILLIVTAFITVALTYFQLTAEDHEWWWRSFLCGGSTGFFVFAYCLYYYRERSDMSGFMQTSFFFGYMACICYAFFLMLGMVGFRAALLFVRHIYKSIKCE; encoded by the exons ATGGCAGCAATGGCGGCGCCGAAGCTCCTCCTCGGCCTGGTGATGTTGGTCGGGTGCGCCGCGGCGGACAGCCACCGCTACAGGCCGGGCGACGCCGTGCCGCTCTACGCCAACAAGGTCGGCCCTTTCCACAACCCCAG TGAGACGTACCGGTACTTTGACTTGCCCTTTTGTGCCCCAG AGAAAGTAAAGGACAAGATTGAAGCCCTTGGTGAAGTCCTTAATGGGGATCGTCTGGTTGATGCGCCCTACAAGCTTGATTTCCGTGTAGATTTTGATGCCAAGTCTGTTTGCAGTAGACGGCTCTCCAAGGATGATGTGGTCAAGTTCCGACACGCTGTTTCCAAGGACTACTACTTCCAGATGTACTATGATGACCTTCCCTTTTGGGGATTTATTGGGACTAAGCCAGAAAAGGCAGATGCAGGGGATAAGTATTATCTTTACAGGCACATCATCTTTGACATCCTCTACAATAAGGACCGTGTAATTGAGATCAATGTGCACACTGACCAGAACGCGGTAGTGGACTTGACAGAAGACAAGGAACTTGATGTCGAATTCCTTTATACAGCCAAGTGGAAGGAGACACAGATACCGtttgagaagaggatggagaAGTACTCGAGCTCATCTGTCATGCCACATCACTTGGAAGTTCACTGGTTCTCAATTGTAAACTCTTGTGTCACAGTTCTCCTCTTGACAGGATTCCTGGCAACGATCCTCATGCGTGTACTGAAGAATGATTTTGTCAA GTATTCACATGATGAGGAGGAACCTGATGACCAGGAAGAAACAGGATGGAAATATATCCATGGGGATGTCTTTCGGTTCCCCACTAACAAATCGTTATTTTCTGCTGCTCTTGGTACAGGCACTCAGCTATTTGCTCT CACAACATTTATATTCCTACTTGCACTGGTCGGAGTATTCTATCCTTACAACCGGGGTGCGCTTTTTACTGCACTCGTTGTCATTTATGCACTCACTTCAGGAATTGCTGGGTACAGTGCAACCTCTTTCTACTGTCAGTTCGAAGGAAAAAACTGG GTGAGGAACTTGCTATTGACTGGATGCCTGTTTTGTGGACCTCTCTTTCTGACATTCTGTTTCTTGAACACTGTTGCTATTGCTTACAATTCAACGGCAGCATTGCCCTTTGGTACTATCTGTGTCATTGTGCTCATATGGACGCTGGTCACATTTCCTTTGCTTGTTTTGGGAGGCATTGCTGGGAAAAACAGCAAAAATGAGTTCCAGGCTCCTTGCCGCACCACCAAATTCCTGAGAGAGGTTCCACCACTTGCCTGGTACCGGAGAACCATTCCGCAGATGGCGATGGCCGGTTTTCTTCCTTTCAGTGCCATTTACATTGAGCTGTACTACATCTTTGCAAGCATCTGGGGACACAGGATCTACACAATTTACAGCATTCTGTTTATAGTCTTTATCATCCTCCTTATTGTCACAGCCTTCATTACTGTTGCTCTGACCTACTTTCAGCTTACTGCTGAAGACCACGAGTGGTGGTGGAG GTCATTCCTTTGTGGTGGATCAACTGGATTTTTCGTCTTCGCTTACTGCTTATACTACTACCGTGAACGGTCTGACATGTCTGGGTTCATGCAGACATCATTCTTCTTTGGTTACATGGCCTGCATCTGCTACGCCTTCTTCCTCATGCTGGGCATGGTTGGTTTCCGTGCCGCCTTGCTGTTCGTTCGCcatatatacaaatccatcaaaTGTGAGTAG
- the LOC4347975 gene encoding uncharacterized protein, whose protein sequence is MIGNITRCYDKLKFKVDINQNIKVFTEDEIKRITSNFSIPIGQGGFGEVYKGTLDDDYDLVAVKRYISKDLRKEFMEEVSIHSQMSHRNVVELIGYCIGESTLMIVTKYISKGNLDDILHNSDISIPLDVRLGIAIGCADALSYMHSMHLSNGSLICHGDIKPANILLDSNLTSKLSDFGVSRLLSGGVTQYTVHIKGSVSYMDPIYFHEGCLTPRSDVYSFGMVLLELIARKRVRKGDINLIGGGEIFDAEIANRSNMKILKEMRKLAIECLTLDIHKRPQMNVVAKRLRTLKKELKDMHGRYSEHILASHRSWRKNDNQGPSYNSRMQLKKSLSIFKRNLSNSSKILLGLGNMRIFTQEELNEITQNYSCLLSGGTSGKVYKGTLEDNTVVAVRIFSEALEGFEEAFINGGMILSQIVHKNIIRLLGYCLNADCPAFVYEYAARGTLSDILDGREDFPLHLRVKIAVETAEALEYLHSSAAGMIRHGYVAPSKTLVDDSFTPKLTGFSWAQRLNNDDSAIHDHDKYCVSLKLKTDVYQFGVLVLTLISRKNFAFYVDHEHLVSQFLAAYKADNSGRAFFDDDITTRSEDVALLEEIGKLLLKCICLEIDQRPTMKQVAQHLRIIRRCWKNNCTADGASLVTN, encoded by the coding sequence ATGATTGGAAATATCACACGATGCTATGATAAGTTGAAGTTCAAAGTAGACATCAATCAGAATATTAAGGTTTTCACAGAAGATGAGATTAAACGGATTACTAGCAACTTCAGCATTCCGATCGGACAAGGCGGCTTTGGAGAAGTGTATAAAGGGACTCTTGATGATGACTATGATCTTGTTGCGGTGAAGAGATATATTAGCAAAGATTTAAGGAAAGAGTTTATGGAAGAAGTAAGCATCCATAGTCAAATGAGTCACAGAAATGTGGTGGAGCTCATAGGCTATTGCATTGGAGAAAGTACTCTAATGATTGTTACTAAGTATATCTCCAAAGGAAACCTTGATGACATACTCCACAACAGTGACATTTCCATCCCTTTGGATGTAAGGCTGGGTATTGCTATAGGATGTGCGGACGCATTGAGCTACATGCATTCGATGCATTTATCGAATGGCAGTCTTATTTGTCATGGTGATATTAAGCCTGCCAACATACTTCTAGATAGCAATCTGACATCGAAATTGTCAGACTTTGGAGTGTCAAGGCTTCTTTCAGGTGGTGTCACTCAGTACACTGTACATATAAAAGGAAGCGTATCTTACATGGATCCTATATACTTTCATGAGGGTTGTCTTACTCCGAGGAGTGATGTTTATAGTTTCGGAATGGTTCTCTTGGAACTAATAGCTCGAAAAAGGGTAAGAAAAGGTGACATTAACCTCATTGGAGGTGGAGAAATATTTGATGCTGAGATAGCAAACCGGAGCAATATGAAGATTCTAAAAGAAATGAGGAAATTGGCAATTGAATGCCTAACACTGGACATTCATAAACGTCCTCAAATGAATGTTGTGGCAAAACGCCTTCGTACActtaaaaaagaattaaaagaCATGCATGGAAGATACTCAGAACACATTTTGGCATCACACCGCTCATGGCGAAAAAATGACAACCAGGGGCCGAGCTATAATTCTAGGATGCAACTGAAGAAGAGTTTGAGCATTTTCAAGAGAAATCTTAGCAATTCTTCTAAGATCCTATTGGGACTCGGCAATATGAGAATTTTCACACAGGAGGAGCTAAATGAAATCACACAGAATTACTCGTGTCTACTCAGTGGAGGTACTTCGGGTAAGGTTTACAAAGGAACGCTTGAGGACAATACGGTGGTAGCGGTGAGGATATTTTCCGAGGCACTTGAGGGTTTCGAAGAGGCGTTTATCAACGGAGGGATGATCCTATCTCAAATTGTCCACAAGAACATCATCAGACTCTTGGGTTACTGCTTGAATGCTGATTGTCCCGCATTTGTGTACGAGTATGCTGCTAGAGGAACCCTCTCTGACATTCTAGATGGCCGTGAAGATTTCCCACTGCATTTACGCGTGAAGATCGCAGTTGAGACAGCAGAAGCATTAGAGTACCTCCATTCCTCAGCAGCTGGTATGATCAGACATGGCTATGTTGCACCATCCAAGACACTTGTTGATGACAGTTTCACGCCAAAGCTGACGGGATTCTCATGGGCGCAGAGGCTCAACAATGATGACAGCGCAATTCATGATCATGATAAGTACTGTGTGTCACTAAAACTGAAAACCGATGTGTATCAGTTTGGTGTTCTTGTCTTGACGCTCATTAGTAGGAAGAACTTTGCGTTTTATGTGGATCACGAACACCTTGTCTCGCAATTCCTTGCAGCTTACAAGGCAGATAACAGTGGAAGGGCATTTTTCGACGATGATATCACAACTCGTAGCGAAGATGTTGCTCTCCTCGAAGAGATAGGGAAGCTATTGCTCAAGTGTATTTGTTTGGAAATAGATCAAAGACCAACAATGAAACAAGTGGCACAACACCTTCGGATCATTCGGAGATGTTGGAAGAATAATTGCACAGCCGATGGAGCTTCACTGGTAACTAATTAA